From Argopecten irradians isolate NY chromosome 12, Ai_NY, whole genome shotgun sequence, one genomic window encodes:
- the LOC138335896 gene encoding LHFPL tetraspan subfamily member 5 protein-like → MTSVIDPNVSKFNPETARVYHFRYMREYRAICALWGLLTIIWCILNLVTFIQPQWIGDSPQSPGYGHLGVYANCYPDHGRGEYVCDGSPFSWDSILNNSFKATSFFVGVSALLMLITVAALLFFFCFKKTLVFYLCGIMEIISALFMFLACVIYPSGWNQPEVKTICGDMAGEYRLGECGVRWGYILAILGIFDAAFLAVLAFLLATKRAKLEMYSTTGTVTKSELNGYSGDTLSKHSIPIQPVVAVPDSQYGGTRRGDFTL, encoded by the exons ATGACGTCCGTTATAGATCCGAATGTGTCTAAATTCAACCCAGAGACAGCAAGGGTCTATCATTTTCGTTACATGAGAGAATACCGTGCTATTTGTGCATTATGGGGTTTGCTTACTATCATCTGGTGTATTTTGAATCTGGTGACATTTATACAGCCTCAGTGGATTGGAGATAGTCCTCAGTCCCCGGGGTACGGTCATCTGGGCGTGTACGCTAACTGTTACCCCGACCATGGTCGTGGGGAGTATGTGTGTGACGGGTCCCCATTCAGCTGGGATTCCATCCTCAACAACTCCTTCAAAGCTACATCATTCTTCGTCGGTGTGTCAGCATTACTGATGCTCATCACTGTGGCTGCTCTTCTCTTCTTCTTCTGCTTCAAGAAAACCCTGGTCTTCTACTTGTGTGGAATTATGGAAATCATTTCGG CACTGTTTATGTTCCTGGCCTGCGTGATTTACCCGAGTGGATGGAATCAGCCCGAGGTAAAGACTATCTGTGGTGACATGGCGGGTGAATACCGCCTCGGGGAGTGTGGTGTCCGCTGGGGCTACATACTCGCCATCCTTGGTATATTTGATGCAGCCTTCCTTGCTGTCCTTGCTTTTCTCCTAGCCACAAAACGTGCCAAGCTGGAGATGTACTCGACGACAGGAACAGTGACCAAGT CGGAGCTGAATGGTTACTCTGGTGACACTCTTTCCAAGCATTCCATACCAATCCAGCCTGTGGTGGCCGTTCCAGACTCTCAGTACGGTGGGACTCGACGCGGTGACTTTACCCTGTGA
- the LOC138335895 gene encoding origin recognition complex subunit 5-like gives MTTMDIEDPVKIMSDKICCRDQQIKTLVSLTGKRDQVAPPALFIYGHTGTGKSLIINSLLQTLQLPHVMVNCVECYNQRFMYEKILNKLQGLRSYMADPESYLKCENMNDFIRTFKQVCEDQGLAKQTVYIVLDKAEYLRDKEINILPAFLRLQELTKQNVCVILMTEIVWEKFRTGTGYCEPYIVNFPDYTKDEVLAILTEDRPEGCEADFYSMYLNLLLSVFHMVCRDLREIRYLAGLNYDQYCQPIKTGEAEASDSRKLWKNIEPHLKKALQTVYLREVSSSQWEKAQQDTELGQTPSVQGLSSRNHVELPYYSKYLLIAAYLASYNPAKTDRRFFARNSGKVDRRAKFIKKHERTSNHMLGPKHFPIDRLMAIFFSIVEGKVAPTANIFVQISSLVSLNMLGQVAGDDQIDTPKYKCLVSLEFIKSVSRTVGFDVVRYLYDFV, from the exons ATGACCACTATGGATATAGAGGATCCAGTCAAGATCATGTCCGATAAAATCTGTTGTCGGGACCAGCAGATCAAGACATTAGTATCTCTCACAGGCAAG CGAGACCAGGTGGCACCACCAGCTTTGTTTATATATGGACACACAGGGACGGGCAAGTCACTCATCATAAACTCACTTCTTCAGACATTACAG CTTCCCCACGTGATGGTGAATTGTGTGGAATGTTACAATCAGAGATTTATGTACGAGAAGATCCTCAATAAACTTCAGGGTTTACGATCCTACATGGCCGACCCTGAATCTTACCTAAAGTGTGAAAACATGAATGATTTTATACGTACATTCAAACAAGTGTGTGAGGACCAAGGCCTGGCCAAACAGACAGTATATATT GTGTTAGATAAAGCTGAGTATTTGCGAGATAAAGAAATCAACATCTTACCTGCCTTCCTCAGACTACAGGAGTTG acaaaacaaaatgtctgtGTGATACTGATGACTGAAATTGTGTGGGAGAAATTCAGAACCGGAACAGGATATTGTGAACCATATATAGTGAACTTCCCAGACTACACTAAAg ATGAAGTCCTAGCCATTCTGACTGAGGACCGACCAGAAGGATGTGAGGCGGACTTCTACTCTATGTACCTTAATCTCCTACTCAGTGTGTTCCACATGGTGTGTAGGGACCTCAGGGAAATCCGATATCTG GCTGGACTTAACTATGACCAATACTGTCAGCCAATCAAAACAGGAGAAG CAGAAGCCTCTGACTCACGCAAGTTATGGAAAAATATAGAACCCCATCTGAAAAAGGCACTACAAACAGTGTACCTACGGGAAGTGTctag CTCTCAGTGGGAGAAAGCACAACAGGACACAGAATTAGGACAGACCCCATCTGTACAAG GTTTGTCATCAAGAAACCATGTAGAACTTCCATACTATTCCAAGTATCTGTTGATCGCAGCTTACCTGGCTTCCTACAATCCAGCCAAGACTGATCGCAGGTTTTTTGCCAGG AACTCTGGTAAAGTTGACAGGAGAGCCAAATTTATTAAGAAACATGAGAGG ACCAGTAACCACATGTTGGGTCCTAAACACTTCCCTATTGACAGACTTATGGCGATTTTCTTCTCCATCGTTGAGGGAAAGGTAGCACCTACTGCTAATAtatttgtacag ATCTCTTCACTGGTCAGTTTGAACATGCTTGGACAAGTGGCCGGAGATGACCAAATAGACACACCAAAGTATAAATGTCTAGTGTCCTTGGAGTTCATCAAATCGGTGTCAAG